One segment of Hemicordylus capensis ecotype Gifberg chromosome 8, rHemCap1.1.pri, whole genome shotgun sequence DNA contains the following:
- the SPATA19 gene encoding spermatogenesis-associated protein 19, mitochondrial yields the protein MIVATWAVYILVRRVSRQPIPPGNTPDDCVIETEIVSVLEHWLRKIEDEAAKIFRQKSENRTDSKGETRPGIRYFSVANQDFETMRSNPETFEHSEDRRNPQTVQVSRSCSSSSQDLVEDRTRIQFIRWSHTRVYSVPSDMKKDAVQERLDKVRKSVSRVMFQADAENDILLSDVQLQTNLSES from the exons ATGATCGTTGCCACATGGGCAGTTTATATCTTGGTCCGGAGAGTCTCTCGGCAGCCTATCCCACCTGGCAACACTCCA GATGACTGTGTAATTGAAACAGAGATCGTGTCTGTGTTGGAGCATTGGCTGAGGAAG ATTGAAGACGAGGCCGCCAAGATCTTTAGGCAAAAATCAGAAAACAGGACAGACAGCAAGGGGGAAACCAGACCTGGCATCAGGTATTTTTCTGTGGCTAACCAAGATTTTGAAACAATGAGATCAAATCCAGAAACGTTTGAACACTCTGAAGACAGGAGAAACCCACAG ACCGTCCAAGTGTCTCGCTCATGCTCTTCCAGCAGTCAGGATCTGGTGGAGGACAGGACTAGGATCCAGTTCATCAGGTGGAG CCACACGCGTGTTTATAGTGTTCCAAGTGATATGAAAAAGGATGCCGTGCAGGAGAGGCTGGACAAAGTGAGGAAAAG TGTCTCCCGAGTCATGTTCCAAGCAGATGCAGAAAATGACATTCTCCTCTCTGATGTTCAACTCCAAACCAATTTGTCCGAATCCTAA